The DNA segment ATAAACGTCAGCGCCATATAGAACATGCCTGCCGTAAGGAATGACTCAAACGGAGCATAGTAGCGCGAGTTCACCAAACGAGCAGCACCCGTTAGATCTAAGATGGTGACAATCCCTGCAACCGCTGAGCCATGCAGCATAAAGATCACTTCGTTGCTGTACGCAGGAAGCGCTCTACGCAACGCACTTGGCAAAATAATACGGCGATAGGTCATGAACGTACCCATACCATAAGCCTTCGCAGCTTCTACTTCCCCTTTTGGTAGCCCGTTAATCGCACCGCGAATGATCTCTGCGGTATAAGCCGAAGTGTTAAGTACAAAAGCCACCAAGGCACAGAACCAAGCATGTTGCCACATGGTATCTTTCACTGGGAAGAACTGATCCATACCGTAATAGATCAAGTAGAGCTGAACAAGAAGCGGTGTACCTCGGAAAAAGTAGATAAACGCCCAACTCGGTAGCCAAAATATCGGATTGGATGTGTTGCGAGCTATCGCTAACGGAATGGCAATACACAACCCAATGATCAGCGCGAGACCCACCAGCCAAACGGTCGTCCATAACCCTTCAAGGTAAATTGGAAAGCTTTCTACAACTAAAGAAAAATCCATGATTACCTCGCGTGAATACTAAATTTACGTTCAACCAGCTTCAGCAAGCCTGTTGATACTGCAGTAAAGAAAAGGAAGATCACGGCCACTGTCATGTAGAAAGTGAACGGCATTTTGGTTG comes from the Vibrio astriarenae genome and includes:
- a CDS encoding ABC transporter permease; the encoded protein is MDFSLVVESFPIYLEGLWTTVWLVGLALIIGLCIAIPLAIARNTSNPIFWLPSWAFIYFFRGTPLLVQLYLIYYGMDQFFPVKDTMWQHAWFCALVAFVLNTSAYTAEIIRGAINGLPKGEVEAAKAYGMGTFMTYRRIILPSALRRALPAYSNEVIFMLHGSAVAGIVTILDLTGAARLVNSRYYAPFESFLTAGMFYMALTFIILWCFKFAEKRFLAYLKPLS